TGGTGGTTTACCAGATTCAGCAGCCTTTTGAACAGCAACGCTACGCTCTACGGCAATTGCTTCAGCAGGAACATCCGCCATCGACAAAGCCACCGGCTTCATTGCAGCAATATGCATTGCTACGTCTTTAGCTGCAGTCTCATCGCCCTCAAACTCAACCATGACACCAATACGAGTACCGTGGAGGTAAGAAACCAACTTGTTGCTACCGGCGAAACGCTTGAAACGACGCGGCATGATGTTCTCACCGATCTTACCGATCAAGGCGCTACGAACTTCATCAACAGTTTGACCATTCATTGGCAATGCAAGTAATGCAGCAACGTCAGCTGGATTCTTTTCAGAAATCAGATTTGCGCAGGCTTGTGTAAACGCTAAGAAGTCATCGTTCTTTGAAACGAAGTCAGTCTCGCAGTTCACTTCAAGCAAAGTACCTGTAGTGCCATCAATGGCTGAAGCAACAATACCTTCAGCAGTAACGCGGGATGCCGCTTTACCAGCTTTGCTACCGAGCTTTACACGCAGAATTTCTTCTGCACGAGCCATATCGCCATCAGCTTCAGTCAATGCTTTTTTGCACTCCATCATCGGAGCATCAGTCTTGGCGCGTAACTCGCCAACCATTGCAGCGGTAATAGCGGCCATTATTCAGCCTTCCCTTCTTCAACAAACTCTTCTTCGCCTTCTTTAACGGCAGTCAAGATCTCTTGAACAGAGTTTGATTTACCTTCGAGGATTGCGTCAGCAATGCCACGAGCGTAGAGAAGAACAGCTTTGCTGGAGTCATCGTTACCAGGGATGATGTAATCAACACCTTCTGGTGAGTGGTTGGTATCCACCACAGCGATAACCGGAATACCAAGCTTGTTAGCTTCGGTAATAGCAATCTTGTGATAGCCAACGTCCACTACGAAAATTGCATCAGGAACGCCGTTCAAATCTTGAATACCGCCAAGCGCTTTTTGCAACTTGTCGAGATCACGATCGTTAGTCAAAGCTTCTTTCTTAGAAAGCTTTTCCCAATCGCCAGCTTCTTTAGCAACTGCCATATCCTTCAAACGCTTGAGGGAACCTTTAACAGTTTTAAAGTTTGTGAGCGTACCGCCCAACCAACGGCTGTCGATGTAAGGCATACCAGCACGAGCAGCTTCTTCAGCAATGATCTCGCGTGATTGACGCTTTGTACCAACGAATAAGATGGTTCCACGATTAGCAGCAACTTGTTTTGCAAATTTCAGGGCGTCCTGAAACATCGGCAATGTTTTTTCTAAGTTGATGATGTGAATTTTGTTGCGATGGCCGAAAATATAAGGGGCCATTCTTGGGGACCAGAAACGGGTTTGGTGACCAAAATGGCAACCGGCTTCCAGCATTTGACGCATAGTTACTGACATAACTTCTCCTAAGGGTTAGTTTCTAAGATTGAGTCCTAGCTGCGCTAAAAAGCGCCACCCTGGAAGGCTCAACCCGCGATTTCAGATCAAAATTGACCTGAGAACAAAATTATAGCTTAGATATCAATGATCTAGCCAGCGCCACCCCACTCTCTAAGCCTAGGGAGCCAGGTAAGGTTGCCTTAAAACTTGTCTTAGGGACTTCCAAACAAGGAGTATGCCTATATTTTAAGCACTACTGATCTGCCAAAAACTGCCAAGTCGTTGATAATCAAGGCATGAATAGTGTATTTACCGCCGAAAAAGACATCCAAGGGATGCGCGAAGCTGGCCGCTTAGCCAGTGAAGTTCTTGACCACGTTGCCCCACACGTCAAAGCCGGCGTCAGTACGGCTGAGTTGGATCGCATCTGCCATGAATACATGCGCGATGTCCAAAAGACCATCCCAGCGCCACTGAACTATCAGCCGCCTGGCTACCCGCCCTTTCCAGCATCCATCTGCACTTCCGTTAACGATGTGATTTGCCATGGCATCCCTGGAGAGAAGATTCTGAAAACCGGTGACGTCGTGAATCTCGATATCACTGTCATTACTCCCAATGGCTACTACGGCGATACCAGCCGCATGTTCATGGTCGGCGAAGTTTCAGTATTGGCAAAACGTCTGACTCAAATTACTTTTGAATGCATGTGGCTTGGCATTGCACAGGTCAAGCCTGGTGCATCACTAGGCGATATTGGCCACGTCATTCAGCAACATGCTGAAAATGCTGGCTACTCAGTTGTTCGTGAATATTGCGGTCACGGCATTGGCAAAGTGTTTCATCAGGATCCGCAGATTCTTCACTATGGCCGCCCTGGCACCGGTGAGAAATTAAAAGAAGGCATGACCTTCACGATTGAGCCAATGATTAACGCTGGCAAGCGCGATATCCGCACCATGCCTGATCAATGGACAGTGAAGACTAAAGACCGCAGCCTCTCTGCACAATGGGAGCACACCCTCTTGGTAACGGCAACTGGTGTTGAGGTATTAACTTGGTCGGAGGGAAGTAATCCAGCCCCTGATTGCGTTAAAAGCCTATCCTTTAGGCCAAGCCTAGCAAGCGCATAAGTTTATGAATAAACTCCAGGCAGCCAGCAATATTGCTGATGCAGCTAGCCTGCGTGCAGCGCGCGAAGTTGCATACGACGAGTTTAGAAAAACACAGTCAGTAGGTAGGTTAACCAAACAACTTACCAAGATGAGCGATCAAATACTCGCCCATCTCTGGAATAACTGCGGCTTAAACAATGAAGCTAGTTTAATTGCCGTTGGTGGTTATGGAAGGAATGCTTTATTCCCCCATTCTGATATTGATATTCTCATTCTGCTCCCAGCAGAAGAAAAACAAGCACTCGCTTTATCGAAACAGGTTGAACAATTTATTGCCAGCTGCTGGGATATGGGACTGGAGATAGGCTCTTCAGTACGGAACACTGCAGAATGCATGTCTGAATCTGAGCAAGATGTCACTGTACGAACATCACTCTTAGAGGCGCGACTCCTATGTGGCAATAAACAACTTTATAAGGACTTTGAAAAAGCCTTTGAAGTGGCAATGGATCCAAAGGCATTCTTTCAGGCTAAGCTGGCAGAGCAAATTCAGCGTCACTACAAATACCAAGACACACCCTACTCTCTAGAGCCCAATTGCAAAGAGAGTCCTGGTGGTTTGCGTGACCTTCAAGTGATTTCTTGGGTCAGTAAAGCGGCCCATCTAGGCAATACATTTAAAGATCTTAGTCTTGCCGGCCTAGTTACTCAACGCGAGTTAACTGAACTCAATCGTAACCAGCGCTTCATAGAAACTCTGCGCGCTAACTTGCACCTCCTTGCCAAGCGCAGACAAGATGTATTGGTATTTGACTTGCAGGCGCCACTTGCTGCAGCCATGGGTATCCAAGAAGAATCCTCTAGATTAGCTAGTGAAGCGATCATGCGTCGCTACTATTGGGCAGCTAAAGCAGTTAATCAATTAAATGATGTGCTACTGCAAAATATTGAAGCACTTCTCTTCCCTCAAGAATCCAAAACAACTCATGAGATTGCCGGCGAGGGTAATGAGTGCTTTATTGAGCGTCAAGGTGTTCTAGATATTACTGATCCTCAACTATTTCAGAAGCATCCAGAACAAATTCTGCGCACCTTCTTGGTATTTGCGCAAACAGCCAACGTCAAGAGCTTATCTGCGACGATCTTTAGAGCGCTTTACAACGCGCGTCAGAAGATGGATAGCAAATGGCGTAAGGATCCAGTTAATCGCGCACTCTTTATTGAGATCCTGAAAGAGCCCGAGGGAGTTAGTCGCGCTTTCCAACTCATGAACCGCACCAGCGTTCTGGGTCGCTACCTCCCTGCCTTCAGAAAAATCGTTGGTCAGATGCAGCATGACTTATTTCACGTCTACACGGTTGATCAACATATCTTGATGGTGCTACGTAATGTACGCCGCTTTATGGTGGTTGAGCATACGCATGAGTTTCCTTTTTGTAGCAGCCTGATTGCCCATTTTGAGAAGCCTTGGCTATTAGTCATTGCTGCACTCTTTCATGACATTGCCAAAGGGCGTGGCGGCGATCACTCTGAGCTTGGTAAAGCAGATATGCGCAAGTTTGCAAAAGACCATGGTTTAGACAAGGCAGATACTGAACTGTTGGTTTGGTTAGTTGCGGAACACCTGAATATGAGTCAGGTTGCTCAGAAACAAGACATTACAGATCCTGAAATAGTTCAAGCATTTGCTAAAAAAGTGGGTGATGAACGTCATCTCACTGCACTATATCTATTAACAGTTGCCGATGTTCGTGGCACCAGTCCAAAAGTATGGAATGCCTGGAAAGGCAAGCTATTAGAGGATCTCTATCGTGTCACTCTACGTGTATTGGGAGGCGCAAAGCCAGATGCCTCTTCAGAGCTTGCACAGCATCAAGAAGAATCCCGTGCCAAGCTAAGACTCTATGCGATCGATGACTCTGCTTATGAGAATCTCTGGAAACAATTAGACGTTGCATTCTTCTTAAGACAAGACGCCGCCGATATTGCGTGGTTAACTCGCCATCTATTTAATAAGGTGGATAGTGAAACACCAGTTGTACGCGCCCGCCTTTCTCCAGTTGGCGAAGGGTTACAGATTGCTGTGTACCTTAAAGACCAAGAAGATCTCTTCGCACGAATTTGCGCCTACTTTGAACGTCATGGCTTCTCTATTTGGGATGCCCGCATTCACACAACTAAGCACGGGTATGCGCTGGATACATTCCAAATCTCAGGCAGTAATTTGGTAGATGAAGGCGGAAGTTATCGAGATCTCATTCAGCTGGTTGAATACGAACTCACAGCGGCACTGCAAAACAATGATCCGCTGCCATCACCAAGCATGGGAAGACTCTCAAGACAGTCTCGCACCTTCCCCATTCAACCACGCGTACATATGACTCCAGATGAACGTGGTCACTACTACGCGCTTTCTCTTTCAGCTAGTGACCGTACTGGCCTACTTTATGCAATCTCTAGAGTCTTAGCTAAGCATCAGGTTTCACTGCATACAGCTCGCATCAATACATTGGGCGAGCGAGTGGAAGACGTATTCCTATTGGATGCAGCTAACTTGAGCAAGAACCCTAAACTGCAGATCGTGCTGGAGACGGATTTATTAGAGGCTCTAGGGGCTTAAGCCTAATCTTGTAGCTTTTGTAATGCTCGTTTAATACGCGGGCTAGTAATTTGATCAAAAGGTACCCATGCCTTTTCAATCTTTTCAGGAGATTCTCGCTCTCCAACCATCTGCAATACAAATAAAAGATCGATGTGCAAATGCGCGTCCTCGCCCTTTTTTGGATTT
The window above is part of the beta proteobacterium CB genome. Proteins encoded here:
- the tsf gene encoding translation elongation factor Ts, giving the protein MAAITAAMVGELRAKTDAPMMECKKALTEADGDMARAEEILRVKLGSKAGKAASRVTAEGIVASAIDGTTGTLLEVNCETDFVSKNDDFLAFTQACANLISEKNPADVAALLALPMNGQTVDEVRSALIGKIGENIMPRRFKRFAGSNKLVSYLHGTRIGVMVEFEGDETAAKDVAMHIAAMKPVALSMADVPAEAIAVERSVAVQKAAESGKPPEIVEKMVEGSIQKYLKEVSLLNQTFVKNDKQSVEQMLKAANTTIKGFTMFVVGEGIEKRQDDFAAEVAAQVAAAKGA
- the rpsB gene encoding ribosomal protein S2, with amino-acid sequence MSVTMRQMLEAGCHFGHQTRFWSPRMAPYIFGHRNKIHIINLEKTLPMFQDALKFAKQVAANRGTILFVGTKRQSREIIAEEAARAGMPYIDSRWLGGTLTNFKTVKGSLKRLKDMAVAKEAGDWEKLSKKEALTNDRDLDKLQKALGGIQDLNGVPDAIFVVDVGYHKIAITEANKLGIPVIAVVDTNHSPEGVDYIIPGNDDSSKAVLLYARGIADAILEGKSNSVQEILTAVKEGEEEFVEEGKAE
- a CDS encoding PII uridylyl-transferase — encoded protein: MNKLQAASNIADAASLRAAREVAYDEFRKTQSVGRLTKQLTKMSDQILAHLWNNCGLNNEASLIAVGGYGRNALFPHSDIDILILLPAEEKQALALSKQVEQFIASCWDMGLEIGSSVRNTAECMSESEQDVTVRTSLLEARLLCGNKQLYKDFEKAFEVAMDPKAFFQAKLAEQIQRHYKYQDTPYSLEPNCKESPGGLRDLQVISWVSKAAHLGNTFKDLSLAGLVTQRELTELNRNQRFIETLRANLHLLAKRRQDVLVFDLQAPLAAAMGIQEESSRLASEAIMRRYYWAAKAVNQLNDVLLQNIEALLFPQESKTTHEIAGEGNECFIERQGVLDITDPQLFQKHPEQILRTFLVFAQTANVKSLSATIFRALYNARQKMDSKWRKDPVNRALFIEILKEPEGVSRAFQLMNRTSVLGRYLPAFRKIVGQMQHDLFHVYTVDQHILMVLRNVRRFMVVEHTHEFPFCSSLIAHFEKPWLLVIAALFHDIAKGRGGDHSELGKADMRKFAKDHGLDKADTELLVWLVAEHLNMSQVAQKQDITDPEIVQAFAKKVGDERHLTALYLLTVADVRGTSPKVWNAWKGKLLEDLYRVTLRVLGGAKPDASSELAQHQEESRAKLRLYAIDDSAYENLWKQLDVAFFLRQDAADIAWLTRHLFNKVDSETPVVRARLSPVGEGLQIAVYLKDQEDLFARICAYFERHGFSIWDARIHTTKHGYALDTFQISGSNLVDEGGSYRDLIQLVEYELTAALQNNDPLPSPSMGRLSRQSRTFPIQPRVHMTPDERGHYYALSLSASDRTGLLYAISRVLAKHQVSLHTARINTLGERVEDVFLLDAANLSKNPKLQIVLETDLLEALGA
- a CDS encoding methionine aminopeptidase, type I, giving the protein MNSVFTAEKDIQGMREAGRLASEVLDHVAPHVKAGVSTAELDRICHEYMRDVQKTIPAPLNYQPPGYPPFPASICTSVNDVICHGIPGEKILKTGDVVNLDITVITPNGYYGDTSRMFMVGEVSVLAKRLTQITFECMWLGIAQVKPGASLGDIGHVIQQHAENAGYSVVREYCGHGIGKVFHQDPQILHYGRPGTGEKLKEGMTFTIEPMINAGKRDIRTMPDQWTVKTKDRSLSAQWEHTLLVTATGVEVLTWSEGSNPAPDCVKSLSFRPSLASA